Proteins from one Candidatus Methylomirabilis sp. genomic window:
- a CDS encoding Lrp/AsnC ligand binding domain-containing protein codes for MAVSAFVFIECAMGRAKTAAREITRLPGVKLAHAVTGNYDIIAFVEASDLEALGTTVVSKIQGVSGVHRTTTNVVVE; via the coding sequence GTGGCTGTCTCCGCGTTCGTGTTCATCGAGTGCGCCATGGGCCGCGCCAAGACGGCGGCCCGCGAAATCACCCGCCTGCCGGGAGTGAAGCTGGCCCACGCCGTCACCGGCAACTACGACATCATCGCTTTCGTGGAGGCCAGCGACCTGGAGGCCCTGGGGACCACGGTGGTCTCGAAGATCCAGGGGGTTTCCGGCGTCCACCGCACCACCACCAACGTGGTGGTCGAGTGA
- a CDS encoding DUF1326 domain-containing protein, producing MAYQLEGRLLEVCTCNVLCPCWVGEDPDGGTCQGVLAWHIDKGTVNGLNVAGLTLCILCHIPGNILKGNWRVVVYVDDKASPQQQEALLNVWTGKLGGPLKDLSQLIGEVAGVERAPITFQVEGVKGTLKIGQAIEAKLAPFQGAQGKTTALHDTVFTTIPGSPAYVGKADSYKVNAPKYGFKINLEKHNAIQGAFRFQG from the coding sequence ATGGCCTACCAATTGGAAGGACGCCTGCTCGAAGTCTGCACGTGCAATGTCCTCTGTCCCTGCTGGGTGGGAGAGGATCCCGATGGGGGGACCTGCCAGGGCGTACTGGCCTGGCACATTGACAAGGGGACGGTCAATGGTCTGAACGTCGCTGGCCTGACCCTGTGTATCCTCTGTCACATCCCGGGCAACATCCTGAAGGGGAACTGGCGTGTCGTCGTCTACGTGGACGACAAGGCCAGCCCCCAGCAGCAGGAAGCCCTGCTCAACGTCTGGACGGGGAAGCTGGGGGGCCCCCTCAAGGATCTCTCGCAGCTCATCGGCGAGGTGGCCGGCGTGGAGCGGGCGCCCATCACCTTCCAGGTGGAAGGGGTCAAGGGGACGCTGAAGATCGGCCAGGCCATCGAGGCCAAGCTTGCCCCGTTCCAGGGGGCCCAGGGCAAAACCACCGCGCTGCATGACACGGTGTTCACGACGATCCCCGGTTCGCCGGCCTACGTGGGCAAGGCCGACTCGTACAAGGTCAACGCCCCGAAGTACGGATTCAAGATCAACCTCGAGAAGCACAATGCGATCCAGGGGGCCTTCCGCTTCCAGGGGTGA